In 'Nostoc azollae' 0708, the following are encoded in one genomic region:
- a CDS encoding ABC transporter substrate-binding protein translates to MTRWGRIAKFLSLFSICLLLTVSCTPPQQITTPTSGAVNTPASDGRITIGTTQKPRTLDPADAYELASMGLVFNMSDRLYTYEPGSIEIKPQLATALPKVSADGSTYTIPIRQGVLFHDGTPFNAKAMEFTIQRFIENKGKPSFLLSDTVDSVKATGDYELTIKLKKPFAAFPSLLAFSGVCAVSPRAYEIGAGKFQPNIFVGTGPYKLAQYGTDSLRFDVFDKYWGEKPANKGINVQIQSSPVNLFNAFKTSAVDVAYLSLQPDQIRSLEEGAKKGDWQTITAQGSVVSYMVLNRNQKPLDKPEVRRAIASLINRQLFNERVLFNQADLLYTMIPTTFNVSQPLFQAKYGDGNFEEAKKLLTTVGFSQQNPAKVQVWYPASSPTRSLAAQTLKSLADTKMDGILQLEVKTVEGATFFKEISKSLYPVALLDWYPDFLDPDNYVQPFLACEKGSESKGCEDGGSQMQGSFYYSETMNKLIDQQRKEQNPEARKRIFTEIQSQVVNDVPYIPLWQNKDYVFAQKGVSNVKLDPTQNLIYKNIKK, encoded by the coding sequence ATGACACGGTGGGGTAGAATAGCGAAATTTCTATCTTTATTCTCTATCTGTTTATTGTTGACTGTAAGCTGTACCCCTCCTCAACAGATAACTACTCCAACATCTGGTGCTGTCAATACTCCTGCCAGTGATGGACGGATTACTATCGGTACGACTCAGAAACCTCGTACCCTTGATCCGGCTGATGCGTATGAATTAGCATCTATGGGTTTGGTGTTTAATATGAGTGATCGCCTATATACTTACGAACCAGGGAGTATAGAAATTAAACCCCAACTGGCTACAGCTTTACCTAAAGTTAGTGCAGATGGTTCAACATACACCATACCTATACGTCAAGGAGTGCTCTTTCACGATGGTACACCTTTTAACGCTAAAGCAATGGAATTTACCATCCAGCGTTTTATCGAAAATAAAGGTAAACCATCTTTCTTACTATCAGATACGGTAGATTCAGTGAAAGCTACAGGGGATTATGAATTAACAATTAAGCTGAAAAAGCCCTTTGCAGCTTTTCCTTCACTGTTAGCATTTTCTGGAGTGTGTGCTGTCTCTCCGAGAGCTTACGAAATAGGTGCAGGTAAATTTCAACCCAATATCTTTGTGGGAACTGGCCCTTATAAATTAGCCCAGTATGGGACTGATTCTCTCAGATTTGATGTATTTGATAAATATTGGGGAGAAAAACCAGCGAATAAAGGTATTAATGTCCAGATTCAAAGCAGTCCAGTGAATTTGTTCAATGCTTTTAAAACTAGTGCGGTAGACGTTGCTTATCTATCTTTACAACCAGACCAAATTCGTAGTTTAGAAGAAGGTGCTAAAAAAGGAGATTGGCAAACCATCACTGCCCAAGGTAGTGTAGTGAGTTATATGGTGTTGAATCGCAATCAGAAACCTTTGGATAAACCAGAAGTTAGAAGAGCGATCGCATCACTCATTAATCGTCAATTATTCAATGAGCGAGTTTTGTTTAATCAGGCAGATCTACTTTACACCATGATTCCCACTACCTTTAATGTTTCCCAGCCATTATTTCAAGCTAAATATGGTGATGGTAACTTTGAAGAAGCTAAAAAGTTGTTAACTACCGTTGGTTTTTCCCAACAAAATCCCGCTAAAGTGCAAGTTTGGTATCCTGCGAGTTCACCAACTCGAAGTTTAGCCGCACAAACACTCAAATCCTTGGCTGATACTAAAATGGATGGGATATTACAATTGGAAGTAAAAACCGTAGAAGGTGCTACATTTTTTAAAGAAATTTCCAAAAGTTTATATCCAGTAGCTTTACTAGATTGGTATCCAGACTTTTTAGACCCAGATAATTACGTACAACCATTTTTAGCTTGTGAAAAAGGTTCAGAATCAAAAGGCTGTGAAGACGGAGGAAGTCAAATGCAAGGGTCATTTTACTATAGCGAAACAATGAATAAACTCATTGATCAACAACGTAAGGAACAAAACCCAGAAGCCAGAAAAAGAATATTTACTGAGATTCAAAGCCAAGTAGTTAATGATGTCCCTTATATTCCTTTATGGCAAAACAAAGATTATGTATTTGCCCAAAAAGGTGTAAGTAATGTAAAACTTGATCCTACCCAGAACTTGATTTACAAGAACATTAAAAAGTAG